From the genome of Xyrauchen texanus isolate HMW12.3.18 unplaced genomic scaffold, RBS_HiC_50CHRs HiC_scaffold_559, whole genome shotgun sequence, one region includes:
- the LOC127642345 gene encoding galectin-related protein B-like, giving the protein MAVASMEKDAINTEEVLHLNNSFGDAGLISPDKEDISRILTVPFSGRIRGGLRPGKKIIVMGIIDPEPDSFEIILTCGHIDEKDDEELADVALKLSARFTDRQFLRNARVSGKWSEEEAAIAYFPFIPDQPFRIEIHCEHQRFRIFVDGHQLFDFYHKVKSLLAINMIRIDGSLQITKLG; this is encoded by the exons ATGGCGGTGGCGAGCATGGAAAAGGACGCGATA AACACCGAAGAAGTTCTTCACCTTAACAATTCATTCGGAGATGCTGGACTAATCTCTCCCGATAAAGAAGACATCTCTCGTATTCTG ACAGTTCCTTTCAGTGGACGGATCAGAGGTGGGTTGAGGCCTGGTAAGAAGATAATTGTCATGGGCATCATTGATCCAGAGCCAGACAG CTTTGAAATCATTTTGACATGTGGCCACATTGATGAGAAGGATGATGAGGAGCTTGCTGATGTGGCTCTCAAACTCAGCGCACGATTCACTGACAGACAGTTCTTGAGGAATGCACGAGTTTCGGGGAAATGGAGTGAGGAGGAGGCAGCCATAGCTTACTTCCCCTTCATACCAGACCAGCCATTCAGG ATTGAGATCCATTGTGAGCACCAGCGGTTTAGGATCTTTGTGGATGGACATCAGCTGTTTGACTTTTATCACAAAGTAAAGTCTTTGCTGGCCATTAATATGATCAGGATAGATGGGAGTCTTCAGATCACTAAGCTGGGCTAA